A single window of Falco rusticolus isolate bFalRus1 chromosome 6, bFalRus1.pri, whole genome shotgun sequence DNA harbors:
- the TMEM244 gene encoding transmembrane protein 244 isoform X1, whose amino-acid sequence MLTYKNVFLGENQLLLPADVGVRNIATALPFNIMCPWLSRSKLLKVVLVNLLICMVVFYTVYYVVLSVCFAVFRIKMLDGLAPFDFKTNPSWINPYYLVLVISLEITFFICGLLFALIVEEWVWDYAVTVTIIHIIITSVVMSEFPLMLHWWLALGSGVISMISGGQTLAYCLFKDNFIYPILDDF is encoded by the exons ATGCTCACCTATAAGAATGTTTTTTTGGGTGAAAaccagctgcttcttcctgctGATGTTGGCGTACGGAATATAGCAACAGCTCTTCCTTTCAACATCATGTGTCCATGGCTCTCAAGGTCAAAACTGCTGAAA gTTGTTCTGGTGAACCTGTTGATATGCATGGTAGTTTTCTACACTGTGTACTATGTGGTCCTATCTGTGTGCTTCGCAGTATTCAG GATTAAAATGTTGGATGGTTTGGCACCTTTTGATTTTAAGACAAATCCCTCGTGGATTAACCCGTATTATTTAG ttcTTGTGATATCATTGGAAATAACTTTCTTCATTTGTGGTTTGCTGTTTGCCCTGATTGTGGAAGAATGGGTTTGGGATTATGCTGTAACAGTTACTATTATTCATATCATCATAACTTCAGTTG TTATGTCTGAATTCCCCCTGATGTTACACTGGTGGCTGGCATTAG gatcTGGAGTCATTTCAATGATTTCTGGAGGACAGACTTTGGCAtattgcttgttcaaagacaaCTTCATTTACCCAATTCTAGatgatttttga
- the TMEM244 gene encoding transmembrane protein 244 isoform X5, which yields MALKVKTAESKVVLVNLLICMVVFYTVYYVVLSVCFAVFSSCDIIGNNFLHLWFAVCPDCGRMGLGLCCNSYYYSYHHNFSWKEKGKNSLLQMRLAITFCQHLVTCSLFSCCLAEHCYSCLGNIL from the exons ATGGCTCTCAAGGTCAAAACTGCTGAAAGTAAG gTTGTTCTGGTGAACCTGTTGATATGCATGGTAGTTTTCTACACTGTGTACTATGTGGTCCTATCTGTGTGCTTCGCAGTATTCAG ttcTTGTGATATCATTGGAAATAACTTTCTTCATTTGTGGTTTGCTGTTTGCCCTGATTGTGGAAGAATGGGTTTGGGATTATGCTGTAACAGTTACTATTATTCATATCATCATAACTTCAGTTG gaaagaaaagggaaagaattcACTGCTGCAAATGAGACTCGCCATCACTTTTTGCCAGCACCTGGTAACCTGCTCCCTCTTCTCATGCTGTTTAGCAGAACACTGCTACAGCTGTTTAGGAAATATACTTTAA
- the TMEM244 gene encoding transmembrane protein 244 isoform X4, with protein sequence MLTYKNVFLGENQLLLPADVGVRNIATALPFNIMCPWLSRSKLLKVVLVNLLICMVVFYTVYYVVLSVCFAVFRIKMLDGLAPFDFKTNPSWINPYYLVLVISLEITFFICGLLFALIVEEWVWDYAVTVTIIHIIITSVGKKRERIHCCK encoded by the exons ATGCTCACCTATAAGAATGTTTTTTTGGGTGAAAaccagctgcttcttcctgctGATGTTGGCGTACGGAATATAGCAACAGCTCTTCCTTTCAACATCATGTGTCCATGGCTCTCAAGGTCAAAACTGCTGAAA gTTGTTCTGGTGAACCTGTTGATATGCATGGTAGTTTTCTACACTGTGTACTATGTGGTCCTATCTGTGTGCTTCGCAGTATTCAG GATTAAAATGTTGGATGGTTTGGCACCTTTTGATTTTAAGACAAATCCCTCGTGGATTAACCCGTATTATTTAG ttcTTGTGATATCATTGGAAATAACTTTCTTCATTTGTGGTTTGCTGTTTGCCCTGATTGTGGAAGAATGGGTTTGGGATTATGCTGTAACAGTTACTATTATTCATATCATCATAACTTCAGTTG gaaagaaaagggaaagaattcACTGCTGCAAATGA
- the TMEM244 gene encoding transmembrane protein 244 isoform X3, producing the protein MALKVKTAESKVVLVNLLICMVVFYTVYYVVLSVCFAVFRIKMLDGLAPFDFKTNPSWINPYYLVLVISLEITFFICGLLFALIVEEWVWDYAVTVTIIHIIITSVVMSEFPLMLHWWLALGSGVISMISGGQTLAYCLFKDNFIYPILDDF; encoded by the exons ATGGCTCTCAAGGTCAAAACTGCTGAAAGTAAG gTTGTTCTGGTGAACCTGTTGATATGCATGGTAGTTTTCTACACTGTGTACTATGTGGTCCTATCTGTGTGCTTCGCAGTATTCAG GATTAAAATGTTGGATGGTTTGGCACCTTTTGATTTTAAGACAAATCCCTCGTGGATTAACCCGTATTATTTAG ttcTTGTGATATCATTGGAAATAACTTTCTTCATTTGTGGTTTGCTGTTTGCCCTGATTGTGGAAGAATGGGTTTGGGATTATGCTGTAACAGTTACTATTATTCATATCATCATAACTTCAGTTG TTATGTCTGAATTCCCCCTGATGTTACACTGGTGGCTGGCATTAG gatcTGGAGTCATTTCAATGATTTCTGGAGGACAGACTTTGGCAtattgcttgttcaaagacaaCTTCATTTACCCAATTCTAGatgatttttga
- the TMEM244 gene encoding transmembrane protein 244 isoform X2, translating into MLTYKNVFLGENQLLLPADVGVRNIATALPFNIMCPWLSRSKLLKVVLVNLLICMVVFYTVYYVVLSVCFAVFSSCDIIGNNFLHLWFAVCPDCGRMGLGLCCNSYYYSYHHNFSWKEKGKNSLLQMRLAITFCQHLVTCSLFSCCLAEHCYSCLGNIL; encoded by the exons ATGCTCACCTATAAGAATGTTTTTTTGGGTGAAAaccagctgcttcttcctgctGATGTTGGCGTACGGAATATAGCAACAGCTCTTCCTTTCAACATCATGTGTCCATGGCTCTCAAGGTCAAAACTGCTGAAA gTTGTTCTGGTGAACCTGTTGATATGCATGGTAGTTTTCTACACTGTGTACTATGTGGTCCTATCTGTGTGCTTCGCAGTATTCAG ttcTTGTGATATCATTGGAAATAACTTTCTTCATTTGTGGTTTGCTGTTTGCCCTGATTGTGGAAGAATGGGTTTGGGATTATGCTGTAACAGTTACTATTATTCATATCATCATAACTTCAGTTG gaaagaaaagggaaagaattcACTGCTGCAAATGAGACTCGCCATCACTTTTTGCCAGCACCTGGTAACCTGCTCCCTCTTCTCATGCTGTTTAGCAGAACACTGCTACAGCTGTTTAGGAAATATACTTTAA